One Streptomyces sp. B21-105 genomic region harbors:
- a CDS encoding extracellular catalytic domain type 1 short-chain-length polyhydroxyalkanoate depolymerase, with protein sequence MIDRVTSLGRALRPLLGALLLLFTAAVLTAPAASAAPRAAAPVPPATLTEVTGFGANPSNLQMYVYAPANVTAHPAVLVAVHWCGGSGPAMHSGTEYAQLADRYGFVIVYPSVTRSSKCFDVSSPQALRRGGGSDPVGVKSMIDWVTAAYAADTARVYATGISSGAMMTNVLLGDYPDVFAAGSAFSGVPFGCFATADGSEWNSACSGGTVVHTAREWGDLVRGAYPGYTGPRPRMQVWHGTEDDVLRYPNFGEEIKQWTDVRGVSQTPAATDSPASGWTRTRYGGTGDQAPVEAVSLQGVGHNLYAWGMAARVLTFFGLDSAGPTPEPQPTGCKVTATTNAWNAGLTASVTLTNTGSSGIDGWRLGFTLPSGQTITNGWGATYAPVTGAVTATNASYNATLAAGASVTIGYQADHTGNSAAPGVFTLNGASCTRS encoded by the coding sequence ATGATCGATCGGGTCACCTCCCTCGGCAGGGCGCTGCGCCCCCTGTTAGGCGCCCTGCTGCTCCTGTTCACGGCCGCCGTCCTCACCGCTCCCGCCGCCTCCGCGGCGCCGCGGGCGGCCGCGCCGGTGCCACCGGCCACGCTGACCGAGGTCACCGGCTTCGGCGCCAACCCCAGCAACCTCCAGATGTACGTCTACGCGCCGGCCAACGTCACCGCGCACCCGGCCGTGCTCGTCGCGGTGCACTGGTGCGGAGGGTCCGGGCCCGCGATGCACTCCGGCACCGAGTACGCCCAACTGGCCGACCGGTACGGGTTCGTGATCGTGTACCCGTCCGTCACCCGCAGCAGCAAGTGCTTCGACGTCTCGTCGCCGCAGGCGCTCAGGCGCGGAGGCGGCAGCGACCCCGTCGGCGTCAAGTCGATGATCGACTGGGTGACCGCCGCGTACGCGGCCGACACCGCCCGCGTCTACGCCACCGGCATCTCCTCCGGCGCGATGATGACCAACGTCCTGCTCGGCGACTACCCCGACGTGTTTGCCGCAGGGTCCGCCTTCTCCGGAGTCCCCTTCGGCTGCTTCGCCACGGCCGACGGCTCCGAGTGGAACAGCGCCTGCTCCGGCGGCACCGTCGTGCACACCGCGCGGGAATGGGGCGACCTCGTCCGGGGGGCCTACCCCGGCTACACCGGGCCCCGGCCGCGCATGCAGGTGTGGCACGGCACCGAGGACGACGTGCTGCGCTACCCCAACTTCGGCGAGGAGATCAAGCAGTGGACCGACGTCCGGGGCGTGAGCCAGACCCCGGCCGCCACCGACTCGCCCGCCTCCGGCTGGACCCGCACCCGCTATGGCGGCACCGGTGACCAGGCCCCGGTCGAGGCCGTCAGTCTGCAGGGCGTCGGGCACAACCTGTACGCCTGGGGCATGGCCGCCCGGGTGCTGACCTTCTTCGGCCTGGACTCCGCCGGGCCCACTCCGGAACCGCAGCCCACCGGGTGCAAGGTGACCGCGACGACCAACGCCTGGAACGCCGGTCTGACCGCCTCCGTGACCCTCACCAACACCGGGTCGAGTGGGATCGACGGCTGGCGGCTCGGCTTCACGCTGCCTTCAGGCCAGACCATCACCAACGGCTGGGGCGCCACGTACGCGCCGGTCACCGGAGCGGTCACGGCCACCAACGCGAGCTACAACGCAACCCTCGCCGCCGGTGCGAGCGTCACCATCGGCTACCAGGCCGATCACACCGGAAACAGCGCGGCACCAGGCGTATTCACGCTCAACGGTGCTTCCTGCACACGGAGTTGA
- a CDS encoding pectate lyase encodes MTSPASSAPLRVPGRALTGGLAAIGLTVGMIMTSGALTPAAAATWPTPTSSKPVTATISVSGTKDYGMQRLYGSGDLGSGGQNEDQDPILELKPGAVLKNVIIGAPAADGIHCLGSCTLQNVWWEDVGEDAATFLGSSSSNVYTVSGGGAKEASDKVFQFNGGGTLNVSNFAVKNFGTFVRSCGNCKSGQYKRTINLNTIEATYKGNKLVGINTNYGDSATLKKITIIGDSSKKITPCQKYIGNNTGKEPTTNGSNADGTYCKYSSSDITYR; translated from the coding sequence ATGACTTCACCGGCAAGTTCCGCACCACTTCGCGTCCCCGGGCGCGCACTCACCGGAGGGCTGGCCGCCATCGGCCTTACGGTTGGCATGATCATGACTAGTGGGGCGCTCACCCCCGCGGCCGCCGCCACCTGGCCCACCCCCACCAGCAGCAAGCCGGTGACCGCCACCATCTCGGTCTCCGGCACCAAGGACTACGGGATGCAGCGCCTCTACGGCAGCGGCGACCTCGGCAGCGGTGGCCAGAACGAGGACCAGGACCCGATCCTGGAGCTCAAGCCCGGCGCCGTCCTGAAGAACGTCATCATCGGCGCGCCCGCCGCCGACGGCATCCACTGCCTCGGCAGCTGCACCCTGCAGAACGTCTGGTGGGAGGACGTCGGCGAGGACGCGGCGACCTTCCTCGGCTCCTCGTCGTCCAACGTCTACACCGTCTCCGGCGGTGGGGCGAAGGAGGCCAGCGACAAGGTGTTCCAGTTCAACGGCGGCGGCACGCTGAACGTCTCCAACTTCGCCGTGAAGAACTTCGGGACCTTCGTGCGCAGCTGCGGCAACTGCAAGAGCGGCCAGTACAAGCGCACGATCAATCTCAACACCATCGAGGCGACGTACAAGGGCAACAAGCTCGTCGGCATCAACACCAACTACGGCGACAGCGCCACCCTCAAGAAGATCACCATCATCGGGGACAGCAGCAAGAAGATCACCCCCTGCCAGAAGTACATCGGCAACAACACCGGCAAGGAGCCGACCACCAACGGCAGCAACGCGGACGGCACGTACTGCAAGTACTCGTCGTCCGACATCACCTACAGGTAG
- a CDS encoding PaaX family transcriptional regulator C-terminal domain-containing protein, with protein MRINVSAQSGEVEVDLPPLSARSVVLSLLLGTHPPELAAKDLVRGVEPFGVGGSTVRAALSRMVAAGDLRRADGVYRLSERLVERQRRQDDALHPDTRAWDGDWEMAVITATGRGPAERAELRTRLSALRLAELREGVWLRPANLSRSWPAEPDAVLQHFVTRPVTPARDLAVSLWPLGAWARTARGLLAHVERARRPADRFTALAAAVRHLLADPVLPAALLPADWPGPVLRTAYERYRRELVATVSGPGR; from the coding sequence ATGCGGATCAACGTGTCGGCGCAGTCCGGCGAGGTCGAGGTCGATCTGCCCCCGCTGTCCGCGCGGTCGGTGGTCCTCAGCCTGCTGCTGGGCACGCACCCGCCCGAGCTGGCCGCGAAGGATCTGGTGCGCGGGGTGGAGCCGTTCGGCGTCGGCGGCTCGACGGTGCGGGCGGCGCTGAGCCGGATGGTCGCCGCGGGAGATCTGCGCCGGGCGGACGGCGTCTACCGGCTGAGCGAGCGGTTGGTGGAGCGTCAACGACGTCAGGACGACGCCCTGCACCCGGACACGCGCGCCTGGGACGGCGACTGGGAAATGGCCGTGATCACCGCGACCGGTCGCGGCCCGGCCGAACGCGCCGAACTGCGCACCCGGCTGAGTGCCCTGCGGCTCGCCGAGCTCCGTGAGGGCGTCTGGCTGCGACCCGCGAATCTGAGCCGGTCCTGGCCCGCGGAACCGGACGCCGTTCTGCAGCACTTCGTCACGCGGCCCGTGACGCCCGCCCGCGACCTGGCCGTGAGTCTGTGGCCGCTCGGTGCGTGGGCGCGGACGGCCCGGGGTCTGCTGGCCCACGTCGAACGGGCGCGGAGGCCGGCCGACCGGTTCACGGCCCTCGCGGCGGCGGTGCGGCATCTGCTGGCCGACCCGGTGCTGCCCGCCGCGCTCCTGCCCGCCGACTGGCCGGGTCCGGTCCTGCGCACCGCCTACGAGCGGTACCGGCGCGAGCTCGTCGCCACGGTGTCCGGGCCGGGCCGATGA
- a CDS encoding acyl-CoA dehydrogenase family protein gives MSQTLAHSQSQSPTLSSQVTHEVTNQPPPLAPYDAADDAALLEGLGREGAGWAEADVRRIGLLAGGVEAQEWGELANRHEPVLRTHDRYGHRVDEVDFHPSWHELMRVAVAEGLAGAPWADDRPGAHVARTAGCLAWGHTDAGHGCPASMTYAAVPALRRRPELAAVYEPLLTSRVYDPGLRPPAEKRGLLAGMGMTEKQGGSDVRTNTTAATPTAEPGLYTLRGHKWFTSAPMCDLFLVLAQAPDGLSCFLVPRVLPDGTRNAFRVQRLKQKLGNRSNASSEPEFDGTVAWLVGPEGQGVKTIIEMVNCTRLDCVMMSATLMRKTLVEAGHHVRHRSAFGARLLDQPLMRNVLADLALESEAATTLTLRLAGAADRAVRGDSGEQAFRRIATAVGKYWVTKRGPAFTAEALECLGGNGYVEDSGMPRHYREAPLLSIWEGSGNVNALDVLRALTREPATAEALFGELALARGADARLDAAVARLRTRLGEATPAGARRLVEQMALILQGSLLVRYAPPAVADAFCATRLGGDWGHAFGTLPDGADLGGILERSLPAGSPRL, from the coding sequence ATGTCCCAGACACTCGCCCATAGCCAGAGCCAGAGCCCGACTCTCTCGTCCCAGGTGACGCACGAGGTCACCAATCAGCCGCCGCCGCTCGCTCCGTACGACGCGGCCGACGACGCCGCCCTGCTGGAGGGACTGGGCCGGGAGGGCGCTGGGTGGGCGGAGGCGGACGTACGCCGGATCGGCCTGCTGGCCGGCGGCGTCGAGGCGCAGGAGTGGGGCGAGCTGGCCAACCGGCATGAGCCCGTGCTGCGTACGCACGACCGGTACGGCCATCGCGTCGACGAGGTCGACTTCCATCCGAGCTGGCACGAGCTGATGCGGGTCGCGGTCGCCGAAGGGCTGGCCGGGGCGCCCTGGGCCGACGACCGGCCCGGCGCCCATGTGGCGCGCACGGCGGGCTGCCTCGCGTGGGGGCACACGGACGCCGGGCACGGCTGTCCCGCGTCGATGACGTACGCGGCCGTCCCGGCGCTGCGCCGCCGGCCGGAGCTGGCCGCCGTCTACGAGCCGCTGCTCACCAGCCGTGTGTACGACCCGGGGCTGCGGCCGCCCGCCGAGAAGCGCGGGCTGCTCGCCGGGATGGGGATGACCGAGAAGCAGGGCGGCTCCGACGTCCGCACGAACACGACCGCGGCCACTCCGACGGCCGAGCCCGGGCTGTACACCCTGCGCGGGCACAAGTGGTTCACGTCGGCGCCGATGTGCGATCTGTTCCTGGTTCTGGCGCAGGCGCCCGACGGCCTGTCCTGCTTTCTCGTGCCGCGCGTGCTGCCCGACGGCACGCGCAACGCGTTCCGCGTCCAGCGGCTGAAGCAGAAACTCGGCAACCGTTCCAACGCGTCCTCGGAACCCGAGTTCGACGGGACCGTCGCGTGGCTGGTCGGGCCGGAGGGGCAGGGCGTCAAGACCATCATCGAGATGGTCAACTGCACACGGCTGGACTGCGTGATGATGTCGGCGACGCTGATGCGCAAGACGCTCGTCGAGGCGGGGCATCATGTGCGCCACCGCAGCGCGTTCGGGGCGCGGCTGCTCGACCAGCCGTTGATGCGCAACGTCCTGGCCGATCTGGCGCTGGAGTCGGAGGCCGCCACCACGCTCACGCTGCGGCTGGCGGGCGCGGCCGACCGCGCGGTGCGCGGAGACAGCGGTGAGCAGGCCTTCCGGCGGATCGCGACCGCCGTCGGCAAGTACTGGGTGACCAAGCGGGGGCCCGCCTTCACCGCAGAGGCCCTGGAGTGTCTCGGCGGCAACGGCTACGTGGAGGACTCGGGCATGCCCCGGCACTACCGCGAAGCGCCCCTGCTGTCGATCTGGGAGGGCTCGGGCAACGTCAACGCCCTCGACGTGTTGCGGGCGTTGACCCGCGAGCCGGCGACCGCGGAAGCCCTGTTCGGCGAACTCGCCCTGGCGCGCGGGGCGGACGCCCGGCTCGACGCGGCCGTCGCACGGCTGCGCACCCGGCTGGGCGAGGCGACCCCGGCCGGCGCCCGCCGGCTGGTCGAGCAGATGGCCCTCATCCTCCAGGGCTCCCTCCTCGTCCGGTACGCCCCGCCGGCCGTCGCCGACGCCTTCTGCGCGACCCGGCTGGGCGGCGACTGGGGACACGCCTTCGGCACGCTCCCGGACGGCGCCGATCTCGGCGGAATCCTCGAGCGAAGCCTTCCGGCCGGTTCCCCTCGCCTGTGA
- a CDS encoding Rv1733c family protein, which translates to MAFRGPKVWLWRWRRNPLKRRADMVESWALLGVWALTVLAGVLAGAATAGSVEDSLARERVEWRPLTGRLTDRAPGKPAAGGSASGDRVWAKAGWTGPDGSAHTGQVRVGPGSAAGTPVTVWTDPRGRMVTEPVSAAQARLRGSLVGGVAGLGVAALPFAGGRVLRGRLERRRVAQWDIDWARFDALRGRPAS; encoded by the coding sequence ATGGCGTTCCGTGGTCCGAAGGTGTGGCTGTGGCGCTGGCGGCGCAACCCGCTCAAGCGCCGCGCCGACATGGTGGAGTCCTGGGCGCTGCTCGGCGTGTGGGCGCTGACCGTACTCGCCGGCGTCCTGGCGGGAGCGGCGACCGCGGGGTCCGTCGAGGACTCGCTCGCGCGCGAGCGCGTCGAGTGGCGGCCCCTGACGGGCCGTCTGACCGACCGGGCACCCGGCAAGCCCGCCGCCGGCGGGTCCGCGAGCGGCGACCGTGTGTGGGCGAAGGCGGGCTGGACGGGGCCGGACGGCTCCGCGCACACCGGCCAGGTCAGGGTCGGCCCCGGCAGTGCCGCCGGCACGCCCGTCACGGTCTGGACGGACCCCCGGGGCCGCATGGTGACCGAACCCGTCAGCGCCGCCCAGGCCAGACTGCGCGGGTCCCTCGTCGGCGGCGTGGCGGGCCTCGGCGTGGCGGCGCTGCCCTTCGCGGGTGGCCGGGTCCTGCGCGGCCGCCTGGAGCGCCGCAGGGTCGCTCAGTGGGACATCGACTGGGCCCGCTTCGACGCCCTGCGCGGACGTCCGGCGAGCTGA
- a CDS encoding WD40/YVTN/BNR-like repeat-containing protein, translating to MTEVLLAVGTRKGLFVGRRRGGAWEFDEAPYFNAQAIYSVALDTRGDLPRLLAGGDSAQWGPSVFHSDDLGRTWTEPAAPAVKFPQDTGASLERVWQLHPAAAEPDVVYAGTEPAALYRSQDRGESFELVRPLWEHPTRSQWVPGGGGEGLHTILTDRRDPRSVTVAVSTAGVFRTADGGANWAPANSGVSAVFLPDPNPEFGQCVHKVARDAANPDRLYLQNHWGVYRSDDAGGEWHDIGPGLPSTFGFAVAAHPSRGDTAYVFPINADADRVPADRRCRVFRTADAGRSWEPLFAGLPQEDHYGTVLRDALCTDDVEERAGVYFGNRNGEVFASADDGDSWQQLASHLPDVLCVRAAVIG from the coding sequence ATGACCGAGGTACTGCTCGCCGTGGGCACGCGCAAAGGCCTGTTCGTGGGGCGTCGGCGCGGTGGCGCGTGGGAGTTCGACGAAGCCCCCTATTTCAACGCACAGGCGATCTACTCGGTCGCCCTCGACACCCGCGGCGACCTCCCTCGGCTGCTCGCCGGCGGCGACAGCGCGCAGTGGGGGCCGTCGGTGTTCCACTCCGACGACCTGGGCCGGACATGGACCGAACCGGCCGCGCCGGCCGTCAAGTTCCCTCAGGACACCGGGGCCTCGCTGGAGCGGGTGTGGCAGCTGCATCCGGCGGCGGCCGAGCCGGACGTGGTCTACGCGGGCACCGAGCCGGCTGCGCTCTACCGCTCGCAGGACCGCGGTGAGAGCTTCGAACTGGTCCGCCCGCTGTGGGAACACCCGACACGCTCCCAGTGGGTGCCGGGCGGCGGCGGGGAAGGGCTGCACACGATCCTCACCGACCGGCGCGACCCGCGATCGGTGACGGTGGCCGTGTCGACGGCGGGAGTGTTCCGCACGGCCGACGGCGGGGCGAACTGGGCCCCCGCCAACTCGGGTGTCTCCGCGGTGTTCCTGCCCGACCCGAACCCGGAGTTCGGCCAGTGCGTGCACAAGGTCGCGCGAGACGCGGCGAACCCGGACCGCCTCTACCTCCAGAACCACTGGGGGGTCTACCGGAGCGACGACGCGGGCGGGGAGTGGCACGACATCGGCCCCGGTCTGCCCTCCACCTTCGGCTTCGCCGTCGCCGCACACCCGTCCCGCGGTGACACGGCGTACGTGTTCCCGATCAACGCCGACGCGGACCGGGTCCCGGCCGACCGCCGCTGCCGGGTCTTCCGCACCGCGGACGCGGGCAGGAGCTGGGAGCCGCTCTTTGCGGGCCTGCCGCAGGAGGACCACTACGGAACCGTCCTGCGGGACGCGCTGTGCACCGACGACGTCGAGGAGCGGGCCGGCGTGTACTTCGGCAACCGCAACGGCGA